A stretch of Myxococcus hansupus DNA encodes these proteins:
- a CDS encoding cold-shock protein — MAIGTVKWFNDAKGFGFIAQDNGEDVFCHHTAINMDGFRTLQEGQQVEFEVTRGPKGLQAQNVRSVAG; from the coding sequence ATGGCAATCGGTACCGTGAAGTGGTTCAACGACGCCAAGGGGTTCGGCTTCATCGCGCAGGACAACGGTGAGGACGTGTTTTGCCACCACACTGCCATCAACATGGATGGCTTCCGCACCCTCCAGGAGGGGCAGCAGGTGGAGTTCGAAGTGACGCGCGGCCCCAAGGGCCTGCAGGCGCAGAA
- a CDS encoding HAMP domain-containing sensor histidine kinase, whose protein sequence is MRRGRRGGPWGGWGAWGDPRECSPWGHRRPQPGYWHMGRLGSFVGARLHRRLFLWFGLSILATGAVVATVMSLVGGGTWKQEGERVRTFVSHRFEEVWDEPARRNALVDSIARDLQVGVELHDATGTLLVRTEEPCRRPEFNLPVMRDGAVLGSVRACYSHFRAKSPLKMVLPLVLSCMVLWLAAGKLARRLARPMDELVRATLDLGSGRLDSRADIAPHVTGEFAVLADAFNDMAGRIEKQMADQRELLAAVSHELRTPLARLRVLTELLRDGGGNPKTLDQVDREVVELDALVGELLASSRLDFGQLTPRVLDARALATQALERAGLTGSVLDVEAEHAGLVGDATLLGRALANLLENARKHGTGAEALRVQERGEHLAFCVDDRGPGLQPGEDERIFRPFYRKDSGAEAREAGSLGLGLALVQRIARAHGGDVFAENRPGGGARVGFTVRKSGPTAPEHLTAA, encoded by the coding sequence GTGAGACGAGGCCGACGCGGCGGACCCTGGGGTGGCTGGGGCGCATGGGGCGACCCGCGCGAGTGCAGCCCCTGGGGACACCGGCGCCCTCAGCCCGGCTACTGGCACATGGGGCGGCTGGGCAGCTTCGTGGGCGCCCGGCTGCACCGGCGCCTCTTTCTGTGGTTCGGCCTGTCCATTCTCGCCACGGGCGCCGTGGTGGCCACGGTGATGAGCCTGGTGGGTGGAGGTACCTGGAAACAGGAAGGCGAACGCGTGCGCACGTTCGTCAGCCACCGCTTCGAGGAGGTCTGGGACGAGCCCGCGCGGCGCAACGCGCTGGTGGATTCCATCGCGAGGGACCTGCAGGTCGGCGTGGAGCTGCACGACGCCACTGGAACCCTGCTGGTGCGCACCGAAGAGCCCTGCCGGCGACCCGAGTTCAACCTGCCCGTGATGCGGGACGGCGCCGTCCTGGGTTCGGTGCGCGCGTGCTACTCCCACTTCCGCGCCAAGAGTCCGTTGAAGATGGTGTTGCCGCTGGTGCTGTCGTGCATGGTGCTGTGGCTCGCCGCGGGGAAGCTGGCGCGGCGTCTCGCGCGGCCGATGGACGAGCTGGTGCGCGCCACGTTGGACCTGGGCTCGGGCCGGCTGGACTCGCGCGCGGACATCGCGCCGCATGTCACCGGAGAGTTCGCCGTGCTGGCGGATGCCTTCAATGACATGGCGGGGCGCATCGAGAAGCAGATGGCGGACCAGCGCGAGCTGCTGGCCGCGGTGTCCCATGAGCTGCGCACGCCCCTGGCCCGGCTGCGCGTGCTCACGGAGCTGCTGCGTGACGGGGGCGGCAACCCGAAGACGCTGGACCAGGTGGACCGTGAAGTCGTCGAGCTGGACGCGCTCGTGGGCGAGCTGCTGGCCAGCTCCCGGCTGGACTTCGGGCAGCTCACGCCGCGCGTGCTCGATGCCCGGGCGCTGGCCACCCAGGCGCTGGAGCGCGCGGGCCTGACGGGCTCCGTGCTGGACGTGGAAGCGGAGCACGCTGGGCTCGTGGGAGATGCGACGCTGCTGGGCCGCGCGCTGGCGAACCTCCTGGAGAACGCGCGCAAGCACGGCACGGGCGCCGAGGCGCTGCGCGTCCAGGAGCGCGGTGAGCACCTCGCCTTCTGCGTGGATGACCGGGGACCAGGGCTCCAGCCGGGAGAAGACGAGCGCATCTTCCGCCCGTTCTACCGGAAGGACTCGGGCGCGGAGGCGCGTGAAGCGGGTTCGCTGGGGCTCGGCCTCGCGCTCGTCCAGCGCATCGCGCGTGCCCACGGCGGGGACGTCTTCGCGGAGAACCGTCCAGGCGGCGGCGCACGGGTGGGCTTCACCGTCCGCAAGAGCGGCCCGACCGCCCCGGAGCACCTCACCGCCGCGTGA
- a CDS encoding periplasmic heavy metal sensor, with product MFGFLFGTACLAGLIYTLRGGRHWRHPSHRRSRWSGRGRLRWLFEHLDTSPGQEKVLLKATDDVMEAFAKARDEFGPSRTAVGTALRGEHFDGAALRELFARHDVALDNVRRTVQGALAQVHEALDPRQRRELADLLEHGPGYAYGWRGGPGGWNRRCGGHGGWRGGAPWHGGDHGGDGPGRWRADDSRAG from the coding sequence ATGTTCGGGTTTCTCTTCGGAACGGCTTGCCTCGCGGGACTCATCTACACCCTTCGCGGAGGACGTCACTGGCGTCACCCTTCACACCGTCGGAGCCGCTGGAGCGGCCGCGGCCGCCTGCGCTGGTTGTTCGAGCACCTGGACACCTCCCCCGGTCAGGAGAAGGTCCTCCTCAAGGCCACGGACGACGTCATGGAGGCCTTCGCCAAGGCCCGCGATGAGTTCGGCCCCAGCCGCACCGCCGTGGGCACCGCGCTTCGCGGTGAGCACTTCGACGGCGCGGCCCTGCGAGAGCTCTTCGCCCGTCACGACGTGGCGCTCGACAACGTGCGCCGCACCGTCCAAGGCGCGCTCGCCCAGGTCCATGAGGCGCTGGACCCACGGCAGCGCCGCGAGCTCGCAGACCTCCTGGAGCATGGCCCTGGCTACGCCTACGGCTGGCGCGGTGGCCCCGGTGGTTGGAATCGACGCTGCGGTGGCCACGGCGGCTGGCGCGGCGGCGCGCCCTGGCATGGCGGCGACCACGGGGGTGACGGCCCCGGCCGCTGGCGAGCGGATGACTCGCGCGCGGGCTGA
- a CDS encoding response regulator transcription factor, producing MSTRVLLIDDDTRMYELLAQYLGQNGLSVTHAADGGRGLAALEASAYDAVLLDVMMPGIDGLEVCKRIRAKSRIPVIMLTAKGDETDRVVGLEIGADDYLPKPFSPRELLARLRAVLRRSLPSSVADRLEAGGVCIDIAGREVRVEDRPVDLTGLEFDLLVALVRRAGRVIPRDALLGEAGRSDTVVGERTVDVHISHLRQKLGDVGTRLIKTVRGVGYVFAKEGP from the coding sequence ATGTCCACGCGAGTCCTGCTCATCGACGACGACACCCGGATGTACGAGCTGCTCGCGCAGTACCTCGGGCAGAACGGACTCTCCGTCACCCATGCCGCCGATGGCGGCCGAGGGCTCGCGGCGTTGGAGGCCAGCGCCTACGACGCGGTGCTTCTCGACGTGATGATGCCGGGCATCGACGGCCTGGAGGTCTGCAAGCGCATCCGCGCGAAGAGCCGCATCCCCGTCATCATGCTCACCGCCAAGGGCGATGAGACCGACCGCGTGGTGGGCCTGGAAATCGGCGCGGATGACTACCTTCCCAAGCCCTTCAGCCCGCGCGAGCTGCTCGCCCGGCTGAGGGCCGTGCTCCGACGCTCACTGCCATCGTCGGTGGCGGACCGCCTGGAGGCCGGTGGCGTGTGCATCGACATCGCCGGCCGCGAGGTGCGCGTCGAGGACCGGCCCGTGGACCTGACGGGCCTGGAGTTCGATCTGCTCGTCGCGCTGGTGCGCCGGGCCGGACGCGTCATTCCCCGTGACGCGTTGCTGGGAGAAGCCGGACGCAGCGACACCGTGGTGGGCGAGCGCACCGTGGACGTACACATCTCTCACCTGCGACAGAAGCTCGGCGACGTGGGCACCCGGCTCATCAAGACAGTGCGCGGCGTGGGCTACGTCTTCGCCAAGGAGGGCCCGTGA
- a CDS encoding carboxypeptidase regulatory-like domain-containing protein gives MTLRTLGLTLLGTAGLLTLSACKKEEPAAEPPAAAPAAKKEHAASPIQAPEGAAAAPVAPAGKGVVKGTVKFTGTVPAAADLPASNDPACDGMATKDASLLVKDGNLQNVLVRVKGKVPGAPAAPSTPVVVDQSKCTYVPRVQGAVAGQQVAFKNSDGTLHNVRGIVGTKPAFNVAQPPSGAPVERPMPADADVLKLKCDVHPWMSAFVVSNENPYFVTTGEDGAFSLEGLPAGTYTVEAWHETLGTKTAEVTVTDDAPAEAAFTFVAEDASAQK, from the coding sequence ATGACGCTGCGCACGCTCGGCCTGACGCTGCTGGGGACCGCGGGGCTGTTGACCCTTTCTGCCTGCAAGAAGGAAGAACCGGCCGCGGAGCCTCCCGCCGCCGCGCCCGCCGCGAAGAAGGAGCACGCCGCTTCGCCCATCCAGGCGCCCGAAGGTGCCGCCGCCGCGCCCGTGGCGCCCGCCGGCAAGGGCGTGGTGAAGGGCACGGTGAAGTTCACCGGCACGGTGCCCGCGGCCGCGGACCTCCCCGCGAGCAATGACCCGGCCTGTGACGGCATGGCGACGAAGGATGCGTCCCTGCTGGTGAAGGACGGCAACCTCCAGAACGTGCTGGTGCGCGTGAAGGGCAAGGTGCCCGGTGCGCCCGCCGCGCCGAGCACCCCGGTGGTGGTGGACCAGTCGAAGTGCACCTACGTCCCACGTGTCCAGGGCGCCGTGGCGGGCCAGCAGGTGGCCTTCAAGAACAGCGACGGCACGCTGCACAACGTGCGTGGCATCGTGGGCACCAAGCCCGCGTTCAACGTCGCGCAGCCGCCGTCCGGTGCGCCGGTGGAGCGGCCGATGCCCGCGGACGCCGACGTGCTGAAGCTCAAGTGCGACGTGCACCCGTGGATGTCGGCCTTCGTCGTCAGCAACGAGAACCCGTACTTCGTGACGACGGGCGAGGACGGCGCGTTCTCGCTTGAGGGTCTGCCCGCGGGGACGTACACGGTGGAGGCCTGGCACGAGACGCTCGGCACGAAGACGGCCGAAGTCACGGTGACGGACGACGCGCCCGCGGAGGCGGCGTTCACCTTCGTGGCAGAGGACGCGTCCGCGCAGAAGTGA